The nucleotide window gATAGAATAACTCTTTGCAACAAACATCATACATGATATATTAAAgaccaaaaaatttaaagaatgtttatataaatttggttaaaaattatgacaaataaattaaaacgaagggATTAGTGCAAAGGCAAATTATAAACTAAGGCTGGATGGTAatataattattctttttcCAATCGTACACATATTTCAACATGTATACCATTGTTAATTACTCACTTAAGGAAAAAGATATGGgtaattcaataaaataatactacaaAAATTTAATGATTCATAGATCAATATTCTCAATACTAGTAAATATCATATGAAATTCTTAATGAAAAGAATTTAATTAGTAAGATAATTAGATATCTAATCAAACATGAATTGAGTGCAAAAAAAGAATTTACGAATTCCAAGCAAGGATTAGATGCCCAAAAGACATCGAATAAAAGCTAAAAGGGACCTTTATGTGATATCTGGAAAAAGAGATAACTTTTGTGATAATTTTGGGGCTGACATTATCCCCCACCCCCACGCCCACCCCCAACAACCCACCCACCCCACAAATGCAATTTTTTATATAGGTGGAACATGTATTTGTTTCATTAATTAAGTCAAAATATTACTATTGTTAAACAAAGAAGAATATATTCTAAAGTATAAACATTGCTTAACTTTTTGATGCAACGAATAGTGTaaaggattatttttttttctttatcaagtTACTTCAAGTATAATTACAATTAACAACTCATATAATGATAAGTAAATATAGTTAAGTAAGGAGGGGAATCAATCtattacaattaaaaaaaagactctcttctatctcaatttatatatgtgttcattataattctctttttattttttttaaatgccaTACTTTTTGTTTAGAAATAATCTATTTCTCAATTTACTTTAATAAGATGATTATAGCCAAATATAATAagtaacttattttaatttatgtaatttttaaaaatctttccaaaatttcttgatatttttactGTTGGATCAAACCCTGCCACATAAGTTATGACAAGTAATATCATATTAAAACAATTGACTTTGCAGGTCACTTACcattttttcttagttttacacaaaataaattttcgTTTTTACATGTAAGAAatcttgaaagaaaaaaaaagaaaaaaaagggtcaTTTTCTTCTAGTCATTTGTTAGTGGCGAGGAGATATTAATTCTGACATATAATTTTCACCTCTCTTCCTAGAAGCTCCCACCCTTTTTTTACTCCCTTGATAACTCAAACTCACAACCTTCTGATTGAAAATGAGGGGTACTTACCATTCGAACAACTCTCTCCTagattataatataaatagagaTGTGCTAGaagaatataatataaataaaatactatgTCTACAAGTGACTTACCACCATCTATTTTACCCctatggaaaaagaaaaaaaaaacaaatttcatcCCTTACAAACTTCCAAACAAAGAGAATTAATGGAAAGTGAGATTCGCAGGTAGCTAAGTATTATTCTCCTTCTTGTccctttttatgatattttgtccatcataaaaaaaataacatatagtatatatatatatatatgtatatatattattactagAAAATTTTCTTCTACTGGTCAATGGATATCTCTATCTCCATTATTTCAAGAAAACATGTTTTTTCTTCCCAAAAATATCACTAAAACATATCTCTCTTCTTATTTCTATGGCTTACATTAAAGAGATCAAGGTAATTTTCAGCGATATCTCTTTCTTCTCGAGGATATCAACATGACTATGATCAATCCTTGTGAAAACATTTCTAGAGAGAATTTAATTCGAAGGAGTACTAGTGTTTATGGTTTTGGTTTAGGTGATTACGAGAGTAATTTTAATCTTATGACCCGATtagatgcagaagatgatgaggaaTATTATGTGCAACGAGATAATTCATATGTTTTAGGGTCGGATCTAGCAGTAATGGCTGAAGATGAGTCAAGAACCGGAAGTATTAATGAAACTGGTTCGAGTTCCAAAGATAACAACAATGATAATACTAACAACAAAAACCACAAGGAAGAGGAAGACGAAGAGGAAAAAGGGTGGCTTCAGTTAAGTATTGGTGGGCATACGTATATGCCCACCAGTAATAAGCCAGAagagaattctagaagatcaaCAGGTGGAAGTGGATTAGTGGAACTTGATCTATTGCCAACTGTTAGTTCCCAACAAGGGAAACCAACagtacatataaatgaatttcgagcaccaccaccaccattacCACCTCGAAGATATCAACAACAGTTTCTGACTACTAGTACTGCTACTACTACATCATCGTCTTTGTTTTTACAACAATATCCAGGGATGGGTGTAGGAAGTAGTTCTACGACAATGTTTCCACAACAACAAGAGATTATTAATTGGGGTTTTAGACCTATGACCGCGCCAATCCAACAGAATATGAATCTGTCTCTAGTGTCATCCGGTTCACATTTTGGTCCTGGACCATTCCCAATACTGGGAGGGGTTCCAGGACCAAGTTCTATAGATTTTCGGGTTGTTCATCCACCTCGAAGACCACATTCTGGGTTATGGTTTTCGCTACTACCATCCTCAAACCAGTAAGtaaatacaaaatcaaaaaaaaaaaatcgttgcTAATTTGTTGTTAAATTGctagttttgataatttatcTCTAATTCATACTACTACATAAGATTAGCAACGAATTTAATTACTGTTTAGCTACATaatttgtgttttttctttttcctatagCTTATTTAGTTTCTTTCCAAATTATCTTCAAAATATGATTGACTAAATTTGTGTACTTTTGCCTTATGATGCAGAACAAAAGAACCCTTTTTGCCACAAATATCCAAGAGCTACCTTAGGATCAAGTAAGtcaaaatctacttgttttttttttgtttcattataatttaaacttcatatttcttttaattttggttaacattttaatttatttcattttttttttggttattttcatAATTGTTAAAGAGATGGGAGGATGACAATACGACTAGTCTTGAAGTATTTGGTCAATAAGCTACAATTGGAAAATGAATCAGAGGTATGTAACCCACCATTGCATTTCTATATCCTTGCTGGTTGATTTCTTAGATGGTCACTcgttattatttttgaaagtcATAAGCTTCTTCttgattcttatttttttcatcaaagaatGTGATTTAGCTTTCTGATATAATAACTATAGTTGAATTAACCATCAGAGAAATTAACCGACTCAAATTTTATTAAtggtttttgaaaaaatgtttcaTGTTTGCTTGAAAAACCGTTAACTATAGGACTTCAAGAAGAACTAATAAGACCAATATAATGTTTGAACCATTAAATCCATAACATGTTAATTTACAATGGTTGGTGTGGGGAAAAAACATGAAAGAAACAGCagaactaattaattattaatgattttatttaggGTAATATTCATTATGGATTGAGGGAACTTCATAATTAGGTGGGAGGTACATTTTCTAGGTAGCCATCCATCTTCATtaattctttctctttttgtaTTATTAGCTTAAGATCTTTGTTTAAACTACTTATAATTAAGGAAGTGCatagtagaaaaaatatatGCAGGGATTATTAATTAGCACATTGTTATTATTCTATTATTGAATGATTTTAGAGTATGGACAAAGTAAGaaacacaagaaaaagaaaactacaTGCTACCTTATTAGCCCCAAAATCACTCAAATATTCTTTCTTAATAGGAATAAATCTTTGCACTTTTGATGACTTTCACGGTTCGTTTCTTTTCATTTACTTCCAAGAAAGTAACATTTCCAATCTTTGTGgaatgattcatatatatatatgcgaATTTAGAGCGAGTGTTGTAGGTTTAACTGTATTTGTGTCTGAAATATACGTAATAGGATTTAGTAATAAAAGTGCTTTCTTTCTAAAAGCTTAAGCTTTTGAATGAAATGATTCACATACTTTAAGATTGTATTAAAGTAGATAAAAGGTTCTGAGTTCAAATCTCACCGTTATCCCATAAGCAGAAAAACATGTATATGCCATGTGTTTGGTTCATGAATAAAGGAAAATCAGACCTACATATGAGAGGGTGTATTGAGATATAATATACTGTAGTTAAATAACTAATGAGATGATGTCATACTTCAATACAAAATTGAACTTATTTCTATTCGAATTTGTGTATATAGatgaaaaacatttataaaatatacatataataagATTATACTTACTGAAAGCGTAGTTGCTTGCTTTCCTATATAGATTCTGGGTCATAAGTATATAGAAAAGTCACTTTCTAAAttagataattttataaatttaatatcCTACCTAACATATTTAAGacgatcaaattcataaatcattttgatatattatgcatatctttagttaaaattacaatatcttttaaaaaaaaaattactttattaaaCTTCGTATACAGTTAAACTAAAACACATTTTGGAATATAGATGCCTAGCACATCTATTTAGATGAAGCCTTTTTTCCCTCATTATACCAAACAAGTCCATCGCTTAAAGCTTCCAAAGGTTTCTAAAACTCGTATAGTGATTGGAATTCTCTTCCTTTTCTTCCCCCTTTATTagtgaagaaaataataaagttctaatttttttcaaaagctaTTACTGAGGAATGGTTcaagtattatattatataaataaatgcaTTTCTTGAGCAGAGAAACTATCGGTAACAACCTCTCTAAGATAGGGGAATTaggtctgtgtacactctactCTGTTGATATCCCATTTTATGAGACTACACTAAATATGTTATgttgttatgttgttgttgtcgtcGTATTGCACATATGCACTCTTCCTCATTTAGACTTACatattttcttctattattTACCTGATAATGATCAGAAatggttttaaaattaaaaatcttaaattagGTTTCCAAATTATAACATCCATCACTTTAATTCcatcttttttctatttcattcatCTTGCTTCTAATATTTATGTGcgtgaaagaatagaatggaaAATGgcttatttgtattttttgtacactaatatgaattaattatttcaatttttgttaCATATATGGTGTTGTAGGATATGCATATGAATTTATTAGTTAGTTAGCCAATTGAGCAATTAAAAGGAGAACTTAtattaacttattatttcaataTCCCAACAACTTCTCCTCGATAACCCTTAATTAAACCCAACCACAAAAGATTAATTAATAATCTAAATtggaaatcaataaataattacaTACAAGAATGTCAAGTGATTTGCATGCATGTAGACAAAAGAAACAGTCAATCATATAGTTGTTTCCTCTTaagcttttttattttattttgatgttaGGATCCTTTAAGATTCATTCCATATTAATGATTGATAATAATATCTGTTAAGAACCAGCTATAAATTTACATCAaatgttattaaataattagctaaaaaattctcttttcCAAGTTGCTTctatagaataaaataatttttcttcacCTACCTAAAATAATAACTTGTATTAGGGTTTTTATCATAAACACATACAAAAAAGATACGACTTTGAATGGATTAATGTTTAAGTTGTTAGGATGTATGACATATAACattattatatttcttaaaCATTCCATACATACTATTTATTAGGACTCATTATATGTATTTACGATATGTCAACCCTTGTACCCCGACTAATTCGAAGCCACATGgtttattttattgttctttCCTTGCACTACATAATCTCTTTTTGTGTTCGGTGTACAGTATTCATATTGGAGTCGAATTAATCCATATTCCTTCTGCATAGGATCCATTTGGAGGAAATTAAAACAATAAGATTATTTCATATCCAGGGGTCAAAACTTAAATCTCTTGTTACGATAGAGACAATCTTATCTGCTGCACCACATTCTTTGGTGGTGCAGTACATAATAGCATATCCTTAAACGAAGtactaatacaaatacaatttaagttatatacactgCTGCGAGATCATTCAAATGATATAATCTTGAAAATACGACAGGTTATACTAGCTAAAAGTGGCTTGATGGTATAAAATTTAGTATATAACTTAAAGTCTTAAACTCATATAAATATACATTTCTTTAGCGCAAAAAATGCACCTACATGTACCAACAATCTCTATCTAAAGTGATAAACTCaacgaaaataatttttttaattgacctaacattattattaattagttaataaaaATGGAGCTATTTCTAATTCTACGTGTTACttgttgcatatatatatatattataagcaTTGAAATTATGTAATTGTGGCATGCTTTCGTAGAATGTATAGGTTGTACTTGTTTAATAATGTTGCTTCTTAATATTCACGAATGGGTACATTATGTATCATTGCCGTCttaatgttattattatttggcCTTTATTTGTATGTCCTACCCAAGTTGACTTGAGTTTTTGGTTATCATGTCTTGTGTTTACTcaaactttcaaaaaaaaaaaaaaaaacaaccctcTAACACGTCATGGCAACTAAGTGACAAATGATTAAAGTTTTAATGGTAGGGAATATGATATCAATGATAGTTCATAccataattgtatatatattttctctttctttccttAATTTGCATTACCTAATCATATGTA belongs to Solanum stenotomum isolate F172 chromosome 1, ASM1918654v1, whole genome shotgun sequence and includes:
- the LOC125877372 gene encoding protein LAX PANICLE 2 — protein: MTMINPCENISRENLIRRSTSVYGFGLGDYESNFNLMTRLDAEDDEEYYVQRDNSYVLGSDLAVMAEDESRTGSINETGSSSKDNNNDNTNNKNHKEEEDEEEKGWLQLSIGGHTYMPTSNKPEENSRRSTGGSGLVELDLLPTVSSQQGKPTVHINEFRAPPPPLPPRRYQQQFLTTSTATTTSSSLFLQQYPGMGVGSSSTTMFPQQQEIINWGFRPMTAPIQQNMNLSLVSSGSHFGPGPFPILGGVPGPSSIDFRVVHPPRRPHSGLWFSLLPSSNQTKEPFLPQISKSYLRIKDGRMTIRLVLKYLVNKLQLENESEIEITCRGQQLQPFLTLQHVRDHIWTTTTNAADNILTLLPSETSNHVMVLHYARTIAPQN